The following are encoded in a window of Doryrhamphus excisus isolate RoL2022-K1 chromosome 16, RoL_Dexc_1.0, whole genome shotgun sequence genomic DNA:
- the LOC131103969 gene encoding FUN14 domain-containing protein 1 isoform X2, which yields MPPPSWTAIINVICNVCHRRIRVEHEGRGQEEPESDEEVYEVVDLTEYARRHQWWSRVFGSNSGPIAEKYSVATQLMMGGLTGWCAGYVFQRVGKVAATAVGGGFLLLQIANHSGYVQVDWKKVEKDVNKAKKHLKKKANKAAPELNTFIEEATDFIKRNIVLSSGFVGGFFLGLAS from the exons ATGCCCCCGCCATCTTGGACAGCCATTATAAACGTTATTTGCAACGTTTGTCATCGCCGAATCCGAGTGGAACACGAAGGACGTG GACAAGAAGAGCCAGAGAGTGATGAGGAGGTGTACGAGGTGGTGGACCTGACAGAGTATGCCCGAAGGCATCAGTGGTGGAGCAGGGTGTTTGGAAGCAACTCAGGACCGATCGCTGAGAAATACTCTGTTGCTACCCAGCTCATGATGGGAGGCCTGACAGGGTG GTGTGCTGGTTATGTCTTCCAGAGAGTTGGGAAGGTCGCGGCAACTGCTGTCGGTGGAGGGTTTCTACTTTTACAG ATTGCCAATCACAGTGGCTATGTGCAGGTGGACTGGAAGAAAGTGGAGAAGGATGTGAACAAAGCAAAGAAACACCTGAAGAAGAAAGCGAACAAAGCAGCCCCCGAATTAAACACATTCATTGAGGAG GCCACAGATTTTATAAAGAGGAACATTGTCCTGTCCAGTGGCTTTGTCGGAGGATTCTTCCTGGGTTTGGCGTCGTAG
- the LOC131103969 gene encoding FUN14 domain-containing protein 1 isoform X1 has product MPPPSWTAIINVICNVCHRRIRVEHEGRGQEEPESDEEVYEVVDLTEYARRHQWWSRVFGSNSGPIAEKYSVATQLMMGGLTGWCAGYVFQRVGKVAATAVGGGFLLLQIANHSGYVQVDWKKVEKDVNKAKKHLKKKANKAAPELNTFIEEVKATDFIKRNIVLSSGFVGGFFLGLAS; this is encoded by the exons ATGCCCCCGCCATCTTGGACAGCCATTATAAACGTTATTTGCAACGTTTGTCATCGCCGAATCCGAGTGGAACACGAAGGACGTG GACAAGAAGAGCCAGAGAGTGATGAGGAGGTGTACGAGGTGGTGGACCTGACAGAGTATGCCCGAAGGCATCAGTGGTGGAGCAGGGTGTTTGGAAGCAACTCAGGACCGATCGCTGAGAAATACTCTGTTGCTACCCAGCTCATGATGGGAGGCCTGACAGGGTG GTGTGCTGGTTATGTCTTCCAGAGAGTTGGGAAGGTCGCGGCAACTGCTGTCGGTGGAGGGTTTCTACTTTTACAG ATTGCCAATCACAGTGGCTATGTGCAGGTGGACTGGAAGAAAGTGGAGAAGGATGTGAACAAAGCAAAGAAACACCTGAAGAAGAAAGCGAACAAAGCAGCCCCCGAATTAAACACATTCATTGAGGAGGTAAAG GCCACAGATTTTATAAAGAGGAACATTGTCCTGTCCAGTGGCTTTGTCGGAGGATTCTTCCTGGGTTTGGCGTCGTAG
- the cenpl gene encoding centromere protein L has protein sequence MENMEPHKNSATRTPLNSVVQRRSKSRSYRQSYRSCLGAASRLCFTPAMTSRRLNTIRKAPKLNNIVDKVDAQQLALLMKTEWQLSCVTPLHHFRYTQLKSYARQLSEYMTAEKQQGLAVGVEGALSFRVTFSVVQGMAQTDVDAETVLIQIFSKPLFARKDEPAIMNEVWKGWLTCINGSSDYINSLPKDFTCLPLFGSSGLAALTALVKSWFQRNFDCCFAPSDISHTSLQWLVALWTNCHTESDIQQLKMIWTLPVVPLLQVTYSVSPVDAWHLWCSVRRDSQEMEEQDSIVIDEVMGLMKGLMCHFYRHFRVDLSAGSLTSVSTSLGTAKGSGKIKFSNSKCMTTMLTLLTECAFLRMPI, from the exons ATGGAAAATATGGAGCCCCATAAGAACAG TGCAACAAGGACACCCCTCAATAGTGTTGTCCAGAGGAGGAGTAAAAGCAGGAGCTACCGACAGTCATACCGCAGCTGCTTAGGGGCAGCTTCACGTCTCTGCTTCACGCCAGCGATGACATCACGGCGACTCAACACCATCAGAAAAGCACCAAAGTTGAACAATATTGTG GATAAAGTGGATGCCCAGCAGCTAGCCTTACTGATGAAAACAGAGTGGCAGCTGTCCTGCGTCACACCTCTCCATCATTTCCGCTACACCCAACTGAAGAGCTATGCCAGGCAGCTCTCTGAGTATATGACAGCAGAGAAGCAACAAGGCCTGGCAGTGGGGGTGGAAGGAGCACTGAGCTTCAGAGTAACTTTCTCAGTGGTTCAGGGGATGGCCCAGACAGACGTTGATGCAGAGACCGTCTTAATACAG ATTTTTTCCAAGCCGTTGTTTGCCAGGAAGGATGAGCCTGCCATAATGAATGAAGTCTGGAAAGGCTGGCTAACATGTATCAATGGCAGCTCTGATTATATCAACTCCCTTCCAAAAGATTTTACTTGTCTTCCCCTATTTGGCAGCAGCGGGTTGGCGGCGCTCACCGCTTTGGTGAAATCGTGGTTCCAGAGGAATTTTGACTGTTGCTTTGCCCCGTCAGACATCAGCCACACAAGCTTGCAGTGGTTGGTGGCCCTATGGACCAACTGCCACACAGAGTCTGATATCCAGCAACTCAAAATGATTTGGACTCTTCCGGTGGTGCCACTGCTGCAGGTCACCTATTCCGTCAGTCCTGTTGATGCCTGGCATCTATGGTGCAGTGTGAGAAGGGATTCACAGGAAATGGAAGAACAGGATAGTATTGTAATTGATGAGGTGATGGGGCTCATGAAAGGACTCATGTGCCACTTCTACCGACACTTCCGGGTGGATCTATCAGCCGGGAGCCTGACTTCTGTGTCCACGTCGCTGGGTACAGCCAAAGGCAGCGGCAAGATCAAG TTTTCCAACAGCAAATGCATGACTACCATGCTGACGCTGCTGACGGAGTGCGCCTTCCTCAGAATGCCCATTTGA
- the LOC131103969 gene encoding FUN14 domain-containing protein 1 isoform X3: MATVDQREGQEEPESDEEVYEVVDLTEYARRHQWWSRVFGSNSGPIAEKYSVATQLMMGGLTGWCAGYVFQRVGKVAATAVGGGFLLLQIANHSGYVQVDWKKVEKDVNKAKKHLKKKANKAAPELNTFIEEVKATDFIKRNIVLSSGFVGGFFLGLAS, translated from the exons ATGGCGACCGTGGACCAGAGGGAAG GACAAGAAGAGCCAGAGAGTGATGAGGAGGTGTACGAGGTGGTGGACCTGACAGAGTATGCCCGAAGGCATCAGTGGTGGAGCAGGGTGTTTGGAAGCAACTCAGGACCGATCGCTGAGAAATACTCTGTTGCTACCCAGCTCATGATGGGAGGCCTGACAGGGTG GTGTGCTGGTTATGTCTTCCAGAGAGTTGGGAAGGTCGCGGCAACTGCTGTCGGTGGAGGGTTTCTACTTTTACAG ATTGCCAATCACAGTGGCTATGTGCAGGTGGACTGGAAGAAAGTGGAGAAGGATGTGAACAAAGCAAAGAAACACCTGAAGAAGAAAGCGAACAAAGCAGCCCCCGAATTAAACACATTCATTGAGGAGGTAAAG GCCACAGATTTTATAAAGAGGAACATTGTCCTGTCCAGTGGCTTTGTCGGAGGATTCTTCCTGGGTTTGGCGTCGTAG
- the LOC131103969 gene encoding FUN14 domain-containing protein 1 isoform X4 encodes MATVDQREGQEEPESDEEVYEVVDLTEYARRHQWWSRVFGSNSGPIAEKYSVATQLMMGGLTGWCAGYVFQRVGKVAATAVGGGFLLLQIANHSGYVQVDWKKVEKDVNKAKKHLKKKANKAAPELNTFIEEATDFIKRNIVLSSGFVGGFFLGLAS; translated from the exons ATGGCGACCGTGGACCAGAGGGAAG GACAAGAAGAGCCAGAGAGTGATGAGGAGGTGTACGAGGTGGTGGACCTGACAGAGTATGCCCGAAGGCATCAGTGGTGGAGCAGGGTGTTTGGAAGCAACTCAGGACCGATCGCTGAGAAATACTCTGTTGCTACCCAGCTCATGATGGGAGGCCTGACAGGGTG GTGTGCTGGTTATGTCTTCCAGAGAGTTGGGAAGGTCGCGGCAACTGCTGTCGGTGGAGGGTTTCTACTTTTACAG ATTGCCAATCACAGTGGCTATGTGCAGGTGGACTGGAAGAAAGTGGAGAAGGATGTGAACAAAGCAAAGAAACACCTGAAGAAGAAAGCGAACAAAGCAGCCCCCGAATTAAACACATTCATTGAGGAG GCCACAGATTTTATAAAGAGGAACATTGTCCTGTCCAGTGGCTTTGTCGGAGGATTCTTCCTGGGTTTGGCGTCGTAG